A window from Actimicrobium sp. CCC2.4 encodes these proteins:
- a CDS encoding FxDxF family PEP-CTERM protein, translated as MINHILTGTLLLAGIAFAPLANAIATSSSEPLVLTHGTTAFGKTFAANTKGNTFTNDYTFSTSAASSLTGAVISIKGLSTDLNITGFNLIPTVGATITGLAFSSGYVDAWLITAPNLLPGNYTLEVTGKVLGDGGSYGGNVNVSAVPEPETWGMMIGGLGLIGMAIGRRTKRTPTFTA; from the coding sequence ATGATCAACCATATCCTGACCGGCACCCTACTGCTCGCTGGTATCGCTTTCGCTCCGTTAGCCAATGCAATTGCCACGTCAAGCAGCGAACCGCTGGTCCTGACCCACGGCACGACCGCCTTTGGCAAAACCTTTGCTGCCAACACCAAGGGCAACACATTTACCAACGACTACACCTTCAGTACCAGCGCCGCATCAAGTCTGACCGGTGCTGTTATCTCGATCAAGGGCTTGAGCACGGACCTTAACATTACCGGATTCAATTTGATCCCCACCGTCGGTGCCACCATCACCGGCCTGGCTTTTTCGAGCGGCTATGTCGATGCATGGCTGATCACCGCACCAAACCTACTGCCTGGAAATTACACGTTGGAAGTCACCGGTAAAGTCCTGGGCGACGGCGGCAGTTATGGCGGCAATGTCAACGTCAGTGCCGTTCCGGAACCGGAAACCTGGGGCATGATGATTGGTGGTCTGGGCTTGATCGGTATGGCAATCGGTCGTCGCACCAAGCGCACGCCGACGTTCACGGCCTGA
- a CDS encoding YeeE/YedE family protein: protein MTTSTLVSPQKEAKPPAQNRVVIAALAAMLLLAAVISQTVSTRMALLFATGSALGIVLYHAMFGFTSAFRVLLADGRSAGFRAQMVMLGVACLLIFPALANGSLFGQAVTGFVSPLSVSVAVGAFLFGVGMQMGGGCASGTLFAAGGGNTRMFVTLLFFIVGSVIGITHLGWWQTLPAHAPVSLVQSFGWPLALAMNIAVFVIAYRVVARIERARHGAVAPVLTIRGASWLRGPWPLLAGAIGLAVLNFVTLYLAGRPWGITSAFGLWGGMALQAMQVPVETWSGYSSPAMQQALAAPVLADTTSVMDVGIMLGALLAAGLACKFKPEWSISGKHLLASAIGGLLLGYGARLAYGCNIGAFFSGIASGSLHGWMWIVFALIGNWAGLYLRPLFNLPVPVRASAC from the coding sequence ATGACCACGAGCACATTGGTGAGCCCGCAGAAAGAGGCAAAACCCCCGGCACAAAACCGTGTCGTTATCGCCGCGCTGGCAGCGATGCTGCTGCTCGCGGCGGTCATCAGTCAGACCGTCTCGACCAGAATGGCATTGCTGTTTGCCACCGGTAGCGCGCTGGGTATCGTGCTGTATCACGCGATGTTCGGTTTCACATCGGCCTTTCGCGTGTTGCTGGCCGATGGCCGCAGTGCCGGTTTCCGGGCGCAGATGGTGATGCTGGGCGTGGCCTGCCTGCTGATTTTTCCGGCGCTGGCCAATGGCTCGCTGTTTGGTCAGGCAGTCACCGGCTTTGTTTCGCCATTGAGCGTGTCGGTGGCCGTGGGTGCCTTTCTGTTTGGCGTCGGCATGCAGATGGGCGGCGGCTGCGCGTCGGGAACGCTGTTCGCGGCGGGTGGCGGTAATACACGGATGTTCGTGACCTTGCTGTTTTTTATTGTGGGCTCGGTCATCGGCATCACGCACCTGGGCTGGTGGCAAACACTGCCGGCTCATGCACCGGTGTCGCTAGTCCAGTCATTCGGCTGGCCGCTTGCGCTGGCGATGAACATCGCCGTCTTTGTCATTGCGTATCGGGTCGTGGCGCGCATCGAGCGCGCACGTCATGGCGCGGTCGCACCGGTTTTGACAATCCGTGGTGCCTCGTGGCTGCGTGGTCCATGGCCATTACTGGCCGGTGCCATCGGCCTTGCCGTGCTCAACTTCGTGACCTTGTATCTGGCTGGTCGGCCATGGGGCATCACGTCGGCATTCGGTCTGTGGGGCGGGATGGCATTGCAGGCAATGCAGGTGCCGGTCGAGACCTGGTCGGGCTATTCGTCGCCGGCGATGCAACAGGCACTGGCAGCGCCGGTTCTTGCGGATACGACGTCGGTAATGGATGTTGGCATCATGCTGGGCGCGCTGCTGGCGGCTGGTCTGGCCTGTAAATTTAAACCTGAATGGTCGATCTCGGGAAAGCATTTGCTGGCATCGGCGATTGGCGGTCTGCTGCTGGGATATGGCGCGCGATTGGCCTATGGCTGCAACATCGGCGCATTTTTTAGTGGAATTGCCTCGGGCAGTTTGCACGGCTGGATGTGGATTGTGTTTGCCTTGATCGGCAATTGGGCGGGGCTGTATCTGCGGCCGCTATTCAATTTGCCGGTACCGGTACGCGCCAGCGCTTGCTAA
- a CDS encoding xanthine dehydrogenase family protein molybdopterin-binding subunit, whose product MTNNDNALGPLGDPARRRLLKSAGVTGFLIAVTQSGNLFAQTMTQPPAAKKFGGDGMPGGLVDNPLVFVSIAADGVVSVICHRSEMGQGVRTSFPLVVAEELEADLKQVRVVQAQANEALYGNQNTDGSRSLRHSLAPLRRVGAAARMMLEAAAAAEWKVPVSEVQARNHELIHIPTGRKIGFGKVAAAAAALPIPATGTLKLKAPAQFRYIGKSTTKLIDAADIVHGRARFGIDVRLDGMVYAVVARPPVLGGKVVSFDAAKALALPGVLRVVEIKGTPGPVLFNPLGGVAVIATNTWAAMQGRQALTIVWEDGPNASYDSVEFRKTMEVAARTPAKAVRDEGKTMDVLAASKKTISAEYYLPHLAHATMEPPVATARIVDGKCDIWAPVQAPQATVDIVAKHLGIKPEMVTVNITLLGGGFGRKSKPDFAAEAALLSKAMDGKPVKLQWTREDDIHHDYLHAVSVEHFEAALDATGKPTVWLHRSAAPTIRSTFVPGAMALGVNEMSHTAINIPYAIPNIRIETPEVAAHARIGWFRSVYNIPHAFGVQSFIAELAAAAKRDPKDYLLELIGPARKLNPTAMGDTSNYGESPEIYPIDTGRMRGVVELAAGKARWGRKLPKGHGLGIAMAYSFMSYTAAVIEVAVDDKGVMQVVGVDMAIDCGPQVNPERIRSQVEGAVVMGMTLAMKGEISFKAGRVEQSNFHNFELLRQNEVPREIRVHMVAPDYTLAPGGVGEPPLPPVAPALCNAIFAATGKRIRNLPIRNQLIAT is encoded by the coding sequence ATGACAAATAACGACAATGCACTCGGCCCGCTGGGCGATCCGGCACGCCGTCGCCTGCTCAAGAGCGCCGGTGTCACCGGCTTCCTGATCGCCGTGACGCAGTCCGGCAATCTGTTTGCGCAGACCATGACACAGCCACCTGCGGCCAAAAAATTTGGTGGTGATGGCATGCCGGGCGGGCTGGTCGACAATCCGCTGGTGTTTGTTTCGATCGCTGCCGATGGCGTGGTGTCGGTGATTTGTCACCGGTCCGAGATGGGGCAGGGCGTACGCACCAGTTTTCCGCTGGTGGTGGCCGAAGAACTCGAGGCCGATCTCAAGCAGGTCCGGGTCGTGCAGGCGCAGGCCAACGAGGCGCTCTACGGCAACCAGAATACCGATGGCTCACGCAGCCTGCGCCATTCGCTGGCGCCGTTGCGCCGCGTCGGCGCCGCCGCGCGGATGATGCTCGAAGCCGCCGCCGCTGCCGAATGGAAGGTGCCGGTCAGCGAAGTGCAGGCCCGTAATCACGAACTGATCCACATCCCGACCGGCCGCAAAATCGGTTTCGGCAAGGTTGCTGCGGCGGCTGCCGCATTGCCGATTCCCGCTACCGGGACGCTGAAACTGAAAGCCCCGGCGCAATTTCGCTACATCGGCAAGAGCACGACCAAGCTCATCGATGCGGCTGATATTGTTCATGGCCGCGCCAGGTTCGGCATCGATGTGCGGCTCGACGGCATGGTCTACGCCGTGGTCGCGCGTCCGCCGGTGCTGGGCGGCAAAGTCGTCAGTTTCGATGCCGCCAAAGCATTGGCGTTGCCAGGCGTGCTGCGCGTGGTCGAAATCAAGGGCACGCCAGGACCGGTACTCTTCAATCCATTGGGCGGCGTGGCCGTCATTGCGACTAATACCTGGGCCGCCATGCAGGGCCGGCAAGCGCTGACCATCGTCTGGGAAGATGGTCCGAATGCAAGCTACGATTCGGTGGAATTTCGCAAGACCATGGAAGTCGCCGCGCGCACACCAGCCAAAGCCGTGCGCGATGAAGGCAAGACCATGGACGTGCTGGCCGCCTCCAAAAAAACCATCAGCGCCGAATACTATTTGCCACATCTGGCCCACGCAACGATGGAGCCACCGGTGGCCACCGCGCGCATTGTCGATGGCAAATGCGACATATGGGCACCGGTGCAGGCACCTCAAGCCACCGTCGATATCGTCGCCAAACACCTGGGCATCAAGCCAGAAATGGTGACGGTCAACATTACGCTGCTCGGTGGCGGCTTCGGTCGCAAATCCAAGCCTGACTTTGCGGCCGAGGCAGCGCTGCTGTCGAAAGCCATGGACGGTAAGCCGGTCAAGCTGCAATGGACCCGCGAAGACGATATTCATCATGACTACCTGCATGCGGTATCGGTCGAACATTTCGAGGCGGCGCTCGACGCTACCGGCAAGCCGACGGTCTGGCTGCATCGTTCGGCAGCACCGACCATCCGCTCGACCTTTGTACCCGGTGCGATGGCACTCGGCGTCAACGAGATGAGCCATACGGCGATCAATATTCCGTACGCGATTCCGAACATCCGCATCGAGACGCCGGAAGTCGCGGCCCATGCGCGTATCGGCTGGTTCCGTTCGGTCTACAACATTCCGCATGCGTTTGGCGTGCAGTCATTCATCGCCGAGCTGGCCGCTGCAGCCAAGCGCGATCCGAAAGACTATCTGCTCGAACTGATCGGCCCGGCGCGCAAACTGAATCCGACCGCGATGGGCGACACCAGCAACTACGGCGAATCACCTGAAATTTATCCGATCGATACCGGCCGCATGCGTGGTGTGGTCGAACTGGCGGCGGGCAAGGCACGCTGGGGCCGCAAGCTGCCCAAAGGGCACGGACTGGGCATTGCGATGGCCTATTCGTTCATGAGTTACACGGCTGCCGTGATCGAAGTGGCGGTCGACGACAAGGGCGTGATGCAAGTCGTCGGCGTCGACATGGCGATCGATTGCGGCCCGCAAGTCAATCCGGAACGTATCCGCTCGCAAGTCGAGGGAGCCGTGGTCATGGGCATGACGCTGGCGATGAAGGGCGAAATCTCGTTCAAGGCCGGACGGGTCGAACAATCGAACTTCCATAACTTCGAGCTGTTGCGGCAAAACGAAGTGCCACGTGAAATCCGCGTGCACATGGTCGCGCCCGACTATACGCTGGCCCCCGGTGGTGTCGGCGAACCGCCGCTGCCACCGGTCGCGCCGGCACTGTGCAATGCGATCTTTGCGGCGACCGGCAAGCGAATCCGGAATTTGCCGATCCGCAATCAGTTGATTGCGACGTGA
- a CDS encoding (2Fe-2S)-binding protein: MTSLTINGRAHTVTVPQDTPILWTLRDELGLTGTKFGCGMGLCGSCTIHLDGVAIRSCITPISAAVGKQITTIEQVENDKLGAALQAAWIDAGVPQCGYCQGGQIMSAIALLKRTPKPADSDIDDAMSGNLCRCGTYTRIRAAIKTVAAQGVKA; encoded by the coding sequence ATGACTTCGCTCACCATTAACGGACGTGCTCATACCGTCACCGTACCGCAAGACACCCCCATCCTCTGGACCCTGCGCGACGAGTTGGGCCTGACCGGTACCAAGTTCGGTTGCGGCATGGGCCTGTGCGGCTCCTGCACCATTCACCTTGATGGCGTCGCCATCCGTTCCTGTATCACGCCCATTTCTGCTGCTGTCGGCAAGCAGATCACCACCATCGAACAAGTCGAGAACGACAAGCTGGGCGCGGCGTTGCAGGCGGCCTGGATCGACGCCGGCGTGCCGCAATGCGGGTATTGCCAGGGCGGACAAATCATGTCGGCCATTGCTTTGCTCAAGCGCACGCCGAAGCCGGCCGACAGCGACATCGATGACGCCATGAGCGGCAACCTGTGCCGCTGCGGCACCTACACCCGTATTCGCGCCGCCATCAAGACGGTGGCCGCACAAGGAGTAAAAGCATGA
- a CDS encoding diguanylate cyclase has product MSHPFAYEITDSLHVSANSRVYRALQGPQAVIVKVLNRTAVSFQEVARYKREYAIAARCLHPGIARPLALQFDAGYWTMLLQDSGGDSLDKRTQDGDPLTLDDFFEIALQLCAALQVVHGNGIVHKDINPSNLIWNPQCGLLQLIDFGIASELGQELARVDHPASLEGTLRYMAPEQTGRMNRLVDYRADYYALGATFYELLSGQPAFAATDAMELVHSHIALEPDWSLPALAALPGPLLTIVQRLLQKNADQRYQGLPGLIRDLTQCRSIAHSALPATAFTLSDQSGHFLIPQTLVGREPETAALLSAFARASAGPAELLLVAGYSGVGKSVLIHEVHQPIVAQGGFFIAGKCDQFRRDVPYASLVQAFQELVRQLLCEPELQLRQWANALHDALGTQIGVIVALIPELALIVGPTDAVIALPPVESQHRLNRLFRCFVGVFSAANRPMVIFLDDLQWVDTPTLAMLELLMRTPQERYLLCVGAYRDHEVDALHPLTALRERLEKDGFPVDVLTLMPLDGIQVGRVVTDTLRVMPDHGAALITLCFQKTRGNPFFLNQFLHAIHDAGHLHYRHETNSWDWDQAAIANADYTDNVIDLMLERIRRLPLPARHLLELAACIGNQFDLDTLAVVSAQSGWQTQQDLWPALQAGLVHPLGQQYKSVNREEGDTQVRYRFLHDRVQQAAYASADSAARAASHLQIGRELLRHTTDADLDTRLFAIVAQLNAGRDGILDASESLHLAGLNYRAGIKARGAAAFEAASRHMDIGITLLPDHAWQRHPALMLDLQLGAAETACLCNQFAQAEAIYPLVRAHCTDALQAIRCITQQAGQYQLQGRLSEAIDLLREGLALLGLTFGDDSILLKAGIADIVADIKKHFGDSDVNALLDAGAMDDPRARATMQLMQRLWQASYYAGQQDLSMTMVVSMTRLSHQKGNSEFTPVAYVAFAFFLADAYHDERSYRFGAMAMELANRGTNMQARVLTGLMFGAMISHWTRPLARSIGLYDDAFRDARDSGDFVNVGVVAAVRATDRLILGHYLPDLLQASTRDLAIMRSNGQLDMVECTIAGALQPARCLMGLTRRADSYDDGDFSEAGFLERYGSSRLYQAYFYQGKIRNAYLFDTTDAEELAGQMGLVVQILRGQAKVPETTFYVALIWLRALQRQPQRADADALLVRISAHHLLLAGWAQLNPANHGANDSLVQAELARYRHDMPLALRCYRQAIDAAHASGYLHIEALANELCAQFWLEQDQPRVAVTFLQDAVALYRRWGADGKVAHLLEQHGNLMHAGVPAAIPASNPVTATTGMMGNAALDLASIIKASQALADEVGLRNVLQHLIAIVRENSGAQVARLLLFDAGAWRVEAEMDGSQLTVLQSRSVALDGSADPQFPLTLLRYVVRTGEALIDDNLTLSPRFSSDPYVQRQQPRSVLCLPIRQGGRVACVLYLENNLTESSFTAERAEFLRTLGGQAMISIAHARMVDSLELRVAERTAQLEDANDKLATLSATDGLTGLANRRHFDEILASEWGRASRTGMPLAVLMIDVDHFKKFNDCYGHQAGDACLRRIAAALQAGTRRSTDLAARYGGEEFSIVLPNTDGSTAWQLADLVRLSIEQLAMPHARASSGLVTISIGVAICEAGNHGSMAGLLRAADDALYLAKDAGRNRVHLAAA; this is encoded by the coding sequence TTGAGCCATCCCTTCGCCTACGAGATCACCGACAGCTTGCACGTGAGTGCGAACTCGCGGGTTTATCGGGCGCTGCAGGGGCCGCAGGCGGTCATTGTCAAGGTCCTCAACAGGACCGCGGTTTCGTTCCAGGAAGTTGCCCGTTACAAGCGCGAATACGCGATTGCGGCGCGCTGCCTGCACCCCGGCATTGCGCGCCCGCTGGCGCTGCAATTCGATGCGGGTTACTGGACCATGCTGCTGCAGGATAGCGGCGGCGATTCGCTCGACAAACGCACGCAGGACGGCGATCCGCTCACGCTCGATGATTTTTTTGAGATCGCCTTGCAGCTCTGTGCGGCTCTTCAGGTCGTGCATGGCAACGGTATCGTGCACAAGGATATCAATCCCTCCAATCTGATCTGGAACCCGCAATGCGGCTTGTTGCAGCTGATCGATTTTGGCATCGCCAGCGAGCTGGGACAGGAACTGGCGCGGGTCGATCATCCGGCCTCGCTCGAAGGCACCTTGCGCTACATGGCACCGGAACAGACCGGCCGGATGAACCGCCTGGTTGACTACCGCGCTGACTATTACGCGCTGGGCGCGACCTTTTACGAACTGCTGAGCGGGCAGCCGGCGTTCGCGGCCACCGATGCGATGGAACTGGTACACAGCCACATCGCGCTCGAACCCGACTGGTCGTTGCCGGCGCTGGCCGCACTGCCCGGACCCTTGCTGACGATTGTCCAGCGTCTGCTGCAAAAAAATGCCGATCAGCGTTATCAGGGATTGCCGGGACTGATCCGCGACCTGACGCAGTGCCGTAGCATCGCGCATTCAGCGCTGCCCGCCACGGCGTTCACACTGTCGGATCAGAGCGGTCATTTTTTGATACCGCAAACTTTAGTCGGACGTGAGCCGGAGACGGCGGCGCTGCTGAGCGCCTTTGCACGCGCCAGCGCCGGTCCGGCAGAACTGCTGCTGGTGGCGGGTTACTCGGGTGTCGGCAAGTCGGTACTGATCCACGAAGTGCATCAGCCCATCGTCGCGCAGGGCGGATTTTTCATTGCCGGTAAATGTGACCAGTTCCGGCGCGATGTGCCGTATGCGTCGCTGGTGCAGGCCTTCCAGGAGCTGGTGCGGCAACTGTTGTGCGAACCGGAACTGCAACTGCGCCAGTGGGCCAACGCCTTGCATGACGCACTCGGCACGCAGATCGGCGTGATCGTCGCGCTGATCCCCGAACTGGCGCTGATCGTCGGGCCGACCGACGCGGTGATTGCCTTGCCGCCGGTGGAATCGCAGCACCGGCTGAACCGGCTGTTCCGCTGTTTCGTCGGCGTGTTTTCAGCGGCAAACCGGCCGATGGTGATTTTTCTCGACGATCTGCAATGGGTCGATACGCCAACGCTGGCGATGCTGGAACTGCTGATGCGCACACCGCAGGAGCGCTATCTGTTGTGTGTGGGTGCCTACCGCGATCACGAAGTCGATGCTTTGCATCCGCTGACGGCGCTGCGCGAGCGCCTGGAAAAGGACGGCTTTCCAGTGGACGTGCTGACGCTGATGCCGCTCGACGGGATTCAGGTCGGACGGGTGGTGACCGACACCTTGCGGGTGATGCCGGATCACGGCGCGGCATTGATCACGCTGTGTTTTCAGAAAACCCGGGGCAATCCGTTTTTCCTGAACCAGTTCCTGCACGCGATCCATGACGCCGGCCACCTGCATTATCGCCACGAGACCAATAGCTGGGATTGGGATCAGGCCGCCATTGCCAATGCCGATTACACCGATAACGTGATCGATCTGATGCTGGAGCGGATCCGCCGCCTGCCGCTGCCGGCGCGGCATTTGCTGGAGTTGGCAGCCTGCATCGGCAACCAGTTCGACCTCGATACGCTGGCGGTGGTCAGCGCGCAGTCGGGCTGGCAGACGCAGCAGGATCTGTGGCCGGCCTTGCAGGCGGGTCTGGTGCACCCGCTGGGCCAGCAGTACAAGAGCGTCAACCGGGAGGAGGGCGACACGCAGGTGCGCTATCGATTCCTGCATGATCGGGTGCAGCAGGCCGCCTATGCCAGCGCCGATAGTGCCGCACGCGCGGCCAGTCATTTGCAGATCGGCCGGGAGCTGCTGCGCCACACGACCGACGCCGATCTCGACACGCGCCTGTTCGCCATCGTCGCCCAGCTCAATGCCGGACGCGACGGCATCCTCGATGCGTCCGAATCGTTGCACCTGGCCGGACTCAATTACCGCGCCGGCATCAAGGCGCGCGGTGCAGCGGCTTTCGAGGCCGCCTCCCGCCACATGGATATCGGCATCACGCTGCTGCCCGACCATGCCTGGCAACGCCATCCCGCATTAATGCTTGACCTGCAGCTCGGCGCCGCCGAAACCGCCTGCCTGTGCAACCAGTTCGCGCAGGCCGAAGCGATCTATCCGCTGGTGCGGGCCCACTGCACCGATGCATTACAGGCCATTCGTTGCATCACCCAGCAGGCCGGCCAGTACCAGCTGCAGGGACGCCTGTCCGAAGCAATCGACCTGCTGCGCGAAGGACTGGCTTTGCTCGGCCTGACATTCGGGGACGACAGTATCTTGCTCAAAGCCGGTATCGCCGACATTGTTGCCGATATCAAGAAGCACTTCGGCGACAGCGATGTGAACGCGCTGCTTGATGCCGGCGCGATGGACGATCCGCGCGCACGCGCCACGATGCAGCTGATGCAGCGCCTGTGGCAAGCCAGTTATTACGCCGGCCAGCAGGATCTGAGCATGACGATGGTGGTGTCGATGACGCGCCTGTCGCACCAGAAGGGCAATAGCGAGTTCACGCCGGTGGCGTATGTCGCGTTTGCTTTTTTTCTGGCCGATGCCTATCACGACGAGCGCAGTTATCGCTTCGGCGCGATGGCGATGGAACTGGCCAATCGCGGCACCAACATGCAGGCGCGCGTGCTGACCGGCCTGATGTTCGGCGCGATGATCAGTCATTGGACGCGGCCGCTGGCCCGTTCGATCGGGCTCTACGATGACGCCTTCCGCGATGCCCGCGACAGCGGCGACTTCGTCAATGTCGGCGTGGTGGCGGCGGTGCGGGCCACCGACCGGCTCATCCTCGGCCACTATTTGCCCGACCTGCTGCAAGCCAGCACAAGGGATCTGGCCATCATGCGCAGCAACGGCCAGCTTGACATGGTCGAGTGCACGATTGCCGGTGCGCTGCAGCCCGCGCGGTGCCTGATGGGCCTGACCCGCCGCGCCGACAGTTACGACGATGGCGATTTCAGCGAGGCTGGATTCCTCGAACGCTATGGCAGTTCGCGCTTGTACCAGGCTTATTTTTACCAGGGCAAAATCCGCAATGCCTACCTGTTCGATACGACGGACGCCGAAGAGCTGGCCGGACAGATGGGCCTGGTCGTGCAGATTTTGCGTGGCCAGGCCAAGGTGCCGGAAACTACTTTCTATGTCGCGTTGATCTGGCTGCGTGCGTTGCAGCGGCAGCCGCAGCGCGCCGATGCCGACGCCTTGCTGGTCCGGATCAGCGCGCATCATCTGCTACTGGCCGGCTGGGCACAGCTCAACCCGGCCAACCATGGTGCCAATGACTCGCTGGTGCAGGCCGAACTGGCGCGCTACCGGCATGACATGCCGCTGGCACTGCGCTGTTACCGGCAAGCGATCGACGCGGCGCATGCTAGCGGGTATCTTCATATCGAGGCGCTGGCCAACGAACTGTGCGCTCAGTTCTGGCTCGAGCAGGACCAGCCCCGTGTGGCCGTCACGTTCCTGCAGGATGCGGTGGCGCTGTACCGGCGCTGGGGTGCCGATGGCAAGGTGGCGCATTTGCTGGAGCAGCACGGCAATCTGATGCATGCCGGCGTGCCGGCCGCGATCCCGGCATCGAACCCGGTGACCGCCACGACCGGCATGATGGGCAATGCCGCGCTCGACCTGGCATCGATCATCAAGGCCTCGCAAGCGCTGGCTGACGAAGTCGGCTTGCGCAACGTGCTGCAGCACCTGATTGCCATCGTGCGCGAAAATTCCGGCGCGCAGGTCGCGCGTCTGCTGCTGTTCGATGCCGGCGCGTGGCGCGTCGAAGCCGAGATGGATGGCAGTCAGCTGACCGTCTTGCAGTCACGTAGCGTGGCGCTCGATGGCAGCGCGGATCCGCAATTTCCGCTGACGCTGCTGCGTTATGTGGTGCGTACCGGCGAGGCGCTGATCGACGACAACCTGACGCTGTCGCCGCGCTTTTCAAGCGATCCGTATGTGCAGCGCCAGCAACCACGCTCGGTGCTGTGCCTGCCGATCCGGCAGGGCGGACGGGTGGCGTGCGTGCTCTACCTCGAAAACAACCTGACCGAATCATCCTTTACCGCCGAGCGCGCCGAGTTCCTGCGCACGCTGGGCGGGCAGGCGATGATTTCGATTGCCCATGCCCGCATGGTCGACAGCCTGGAATTGCGCGTGGCCGAGCGCACCGCCCAGCTTGAAGATGCCAACGACAAACTGGCCACGCTGTCAGCCACCGATGGCCTCACGGGACTGGCCAACCGGCGTCATTTCGACGAGATCCTGGCCAGTGAATGGGGCCGCGCCAGCCGCACCGGCATGCCGCTGGCAGTGCTGATGATCGACGTCGATCACTTTAAAAAATTCAATGATTGCTACGGTCATCAGGCCGGTGACGCCTGCCTGCGCCGCATCGCTGCGGCGCTGCAGGCGGGCACGCGGCGCAGCACTGATCTGGCGGCGCGCTATGGCGGCGAGGAATTTTCTATCGTGCTGCCCAACACCGATGGCAGCACCGCATGGCAACTGGCAGATCTCGTCCGCCTTTCCATCGAACAGCTTGCGATGCCGCATGCGCGCGCCTCGTCAGGCTTGGTGACGATCAGTATCGGTGTGGCGATTTGCGAGGCCGGCAATCACGGCAGTATGGCCGGGCTGCTGCGCGCAGCAGACGATGCGCTGTATCTCGCCAAGGATGCAGGGCGGAACCGGGTGCATCTTGCTGCAGCTTGA